In Equus przewalskii isolate Varuska chromosome 6, EquPr2, whole genome shotgun sequence, one DNA window encodes the following:
- the PATE1 gene encoding prostate and testis expressed protein 1 isoform X1 codes for MDKSLLLGLPILLCCFRVPSGSFSDSEHVVHEIFINEDRYLEIVQCRMCHLQFPGEKCSRGRGICTAFAEESCTTGRIFKRDGTPWLTFMGCLKNCASVDNIKWSVYLVNFRCCRSHDFCNEHL; via the exons ATGGACAAGTCCCTCCTGCTGGGACTCCCCATTCTGCTCTGCTGCTTTAGAG TCCCATCTGGATCATTTTCAGACAGCGAACATGTAG tccatgaaatatttattaatgaagaTCGTTATCTTG AAATTGTTCAGTGTAGGATGTGCCACCTCCAGTTTCCAGGAGAGAAGTGTTCCAGAGGCAGAGGAATATGTACTGCATTCGCTGAAGAGTCTTGCACAACTGGGAGGATTTTCAAAC GTGATGGTACTCCCTGGTTAACCTTCATGGGCTGCCTAAAGAACTGTGCCAGTGTAGACAACATAAAATGGAGTGTCTATTTGGTGAACTTCAGGTGCTGTAGGAGCCATGACTTTTGCAATGAACACCTCTAA
- the PATE1 gene encoding prostate and testis expressed protein 1 isoform X2, translating into MSSSCQGKGIVHEIFINEDRYLEIVQCRMCHLQFPGEKCSRGRGICTAFAEESCTTGRIFKRDGTPWLTFMGCLKNCASVDNIKWSVYLVNFRCCRSHDFCNEHL; encoded by the exons ATGAGCAGCAGTTGTCAAGGCAAAGG tATAgtccatgaaatatttattaatgaagaTCGTTATCTTG AAATTGTTCAGTGTAGGATGTGCCACCTCCAGTTTCCAGGAGAGAAGTGTTCCAGAGGCAGAGGAATATGTACTGCATTCGCTGAAGAGTCTTGCACAACTGGGAGGATTTTCAAAC GTGATGGTACTCCCTGGTTAACCTTCATGGGCTGCCTAAAGAACTGTGCCAGTGTAGACAACATAAAATGGAGTGTCTATTTGGTGAACTTCAGGTGCTGTAGGAGCCATGACTTTTGCAATGAACACCTCTAA